The following coding sequences lie in one Miscanthus floridulus cultivar M001 chromosome 9, ASM1932011v1, whole genome shotgun sequence genomic window:
- the LOC136483624 gene encoding uncharacterized protein — protein sequence MDMEQDGTSKKVSSLLEKKDAANEDLNEKRKEAEETNSMADKMETFASQEPREYMSQNRTTLASKVTAKFKKILGKAKPRKKRTMQYPIVGAVLKFHKDDDVYHPVDAGLEQLHYKEM from the exons ATGGATATGGAACAAGATGGTACGTCCAAGAAGGTCTCATCACTGCTTGAGAAGAAAGATGCTGCCAATGAAGACCTAAATGAAAAAAGGAAAGAAGCAGAGGAAACCAACTCCATG GCGGACAAGATGGAAACTTTTGCTTCTCAAGAACCGAGGGAGTACATGTCACAAAATAGGACCACACTGGCCAGCAAGGTGACAGCAAAGTTTAAGAAG ATTCTGGGGAAAGCTAAGCCCAGGAAGAAGAGAACTATGCAGTATCCGATCGTAGGAGCTGTACTCAAATTTCATAAAGATGACGATGTGTATCATCCTGTAGATGCAGGACTGGAGCAGCTGCACTACAAAGAGATGTAG